DNA from Tripterygium wilfordii isolate XIE 37 chromosome 4, ASM1340144v1, whole genome shotgun sequence:
ACATATTGCTGATACTAGACACTGAAACCTGGAAACCTGCAAGCTTGGGCTACCTCCCTGGGGGCTTATCGGACCAAATGCCTCAGTAGGCAGAAATCCAACTCCGTTACTCGAATTAGAACTGTTTCACAATGATGATTATTTAGAGATACAGAAAatgtaaaaagaaaaactaattgAAGCTTCTCCACGTGATctagaaaaaataaatagcaTAGATTCAGATTTTACCTTCCTGTGAACTTACAGGATCTATAACCTGCAAAATCATATATTGGTAAgataacaagaaaataaaaacaatttttgtgtgtgtttgtgttcgTGCATCAGAGCAAACGAGTACATAAGGTATTACGATGCAATGATAAAGAAACAGATCACTGCTCTGCAACAATAGAGTATAGGAATCTGCAAAGAGAAAATACGCTCTCTCCTTGATGCTAGGAAAGTAAAAGCATGTGGGcgcaaagaagatgaagacagAACTCAAGCCTTAGCACAGAAATCAATAATTTTAGTGCATCAACATCAAAGGCAAAAAGATCTAGCATCACTACATCTAGGCCACTCTGCGAAAAGATGAAGGAACAAGGCAAAGAAACGATAAGCAAATTCAATACTTTCTTTGGTAGTGAGGATTCATAAAGTGAAAGAGAACACAAGAAAATTGCAAATGTGTGTAAGTGTGAATGTTGAAAGATGATGCAGTAACTTACTGGGATCAACAGTAGTTGTCATTGCAGTACCACTAAAATCACATGTTCCACCAACACTGTGCATCCTCTGATAATAATCATTGTATGCATAGGAAGCATGATTCTGGAGCGAATCAGGAAAATAGCATGGCTGCCGTTGTTGGATGGGAGAGCAGTTTGCATGGCCTTGCCCGCAAGCCCAGTTAAGCCCATCTCGTAATTTATCAGAATCTGCATTTTGTCTTGCCACACAAAAAGTCACAGAAGAATTTCCAGTAATTTGATCGGAAGTACTCATGCTAAGTGGATAAACAGCAGACCCGTTGGTGAAGAAAATTCCCCAATTTTTCTCTGACACAGGCCCAGGTCTCTTGTCCTCATTAAACAACTCATAAATGTATGTGTTAATGGGAATATCAGACTGGCTAGGAGGACCTGAATCATTTAGAACTCGCCGGACCAAATTATCATTGAAGGTCTCAGCATTATCCACAGTGGCATCACGTTCATTGGTGCCACCAAGCCAAGGCCAGCCAGTTTCAGTGACTACAATGGGAATCCCAGAAATATTGTATGCTTCTATGGAGTAATAGACAGCATCAACCATTGCATCAAACATACTGCTATAATGGAAAAGATTATTTGGGTCAACAATCTGCTTGACTGCAGAAAGTGGTTGGAAGAGAGCATACTCCAGCGGAAATATGCCATCCCCGTTGGTGTATCCATAATATGGATAGGCATTCAACATGTAGAAAGACTTAGTGTTTTTCAAAAACTGAAGGAGCTGGTAAATTGTAGAGTTCCATGAAGAATTGAAGGTGGCAGTGGAGGGAGGGAAAGGCCTGGGAACAATATCCATTGATTGTGGGGTTGATACTTTGACCTGGAAATTTATATTTGCAGCAACTAGAGCCTTTTGAAGGTAAGTCAAAGCAGGAACCAGAACGGAGGCAGCATTGGGAATTGAAGTAAGAACCTCACTGCCTACAGCAATGGCAGTAATATTGGTTGCAGGCAAGTATGCTGCAACATTTTTATTAACCCAAGCTGCTGCTGTTGACGCAGATTCGCCAACCCCAAGAACTTCCTCATTAGTGACACCAACCATCACTTCAATCCCACTGTTTC
Protein-coding regions in this window:
- the LOC119997496 gene encoding glucan endo-1,3-beta-glucosidase 4-like; translated protein: MVLGKWLGSFLLLLVRFSMNALGAYVGINIGTNISNMPPASDVVAILKANQITHVRLYDADAHLLKALGNSGIEVMVGVTNEEVLGVGESASTAAAWVNKNVAAYLPATNITAIAVGSEVLTSIPNAASVLVPALTYLQKALVAANINFQVKVSTPQSMDIVPRPFPPSTATFNSSWNSTIYQLLQFLKNTKSFYMLNAYPYYGYTNGDGIFPLEYALFQPLSAVKQIVDPNNLFHYSSMFDAMVDAVYYSIEAYNISGIPIVVTETGWPWLGGTNERDATVDNAETFNDNLVRRVLNDSGPPSQSDIPINTYIYELFNEDKRPGPVSEKNWGIFFTNGSAVYPLSMSTSDQITGNSSVTFCVARQNADSDKLRDGLNWACGQGHANCSPIQQRQPCYFPDSLQNHASYAYNDYYQRMHSVGGTCDFSGTAMTTTVDPSYRSCKFTGSSNSSNGVGFLPTEAFGPISPQGGSPSLQVSRFQCLVSAICLALVLLC